In Xiphophorus maculatus strain JP 163 A chromosome 15, X_maculatus-5.0-male, whole genome shotgun sequence, the following are encoded in one genomic region:
- the LOC102219734 gene encoding dihydrolipoyllysine-residue succinyltransferase component of 2-oxoglutarate dehydrogenase complex, mitochondrial-like: protein MLSRSPCVYRTLRRSLSAASQVYNLGIQQSLSGHSICTQFVYRKSQLRRCLASSDSFLCRYFRTSAVYNNELVTVNTPPFAESVTEGDVRWEKAVGDSVTEDEVVCEVETDKTSIQVPTPAAGVIEELLVPDGGRVESGTPLFKLQKGAPPSAKAAPSAATEDVLPPPPPPPQPSISAPPPPVSVVKRSPAPPAPPAAGVRGENRVRMSRMRLRIAERLKEAQNTCAMLTTFNEIDMTNVKEMRELYKEAFLTKHNAKLGFMSAFAKAASHALMDQPAVNAVIDEATKEIVYRDYVDISIAVATPKGLVVPVLRNVESMNYAEIERTINALGEKARKNELSVEDMDGGTFTISNGGVFGSLFGTPIVNPPQSAILGMHGVFDRPVAINGQVEVRPMMYVALSYDHRLIDGREAVTFLRKIKAVVEDPRLLLLDM from the exons GTTTATAATTTGGGTATTCAACAAAGTTTATCGG GTCACTCAATCTGCACCCAATTCGTTTACAGGAAATCTCAGCT GCGTAGATGTCTGGCCTCATCAGATTCATTCCTCTGCAGATATTTTAGGACATCTGCCGTTTACA ACAATGAATTGGTCACAGTCAACACTCCTCCATTTGCTGAGTCAGTCACAGAGGGTGATGTAAGGTGGGAAAAAG cGGTGGGTGATTCGGTAACAGAAGACGAAGTGGTGTGCGAAGTCGAGACTGACAAG ACGTCAATTCAAGTCCCAACTCCTGCAGCTGGTGTGATCGAGGAGCTGCTGGTCCCTGATGGAGGGAGGGTGGAATCAGGCACTCCCCTGTTCAAACTACAGAAAGgag CTCCTCCATCTGCCAAAGCTGCTCCCTCTGCAGCTACAGAGGATgtccttcctcctccaccacctccacctcAGCCGTCCATTTCTGCTCCACCCCCACCTG TTTCTGTTGTCAAACGCAGTCCTGCACCACCcgctcctccagcagcaggagTCAGAGGAGAAAACAGG GTGAGGATGAGCCGAATGAGGCTGAGGATTGCTGAGAGACTGAAGGAAGCTCAGAACACCTGCGCCATGCTGACCACCTTCAACGAAATAGACATGAC TAACGTCAAGGAAATGAGGGAACTCTACAAGGAGGCGTTTCTAACGAAGCACAACGCCAAGCTGGGTTTTATGTCTGCTTTCGCTAAGGCGGCTTCACATGCGCTGATGGATCAACCCGCCGTCAACGCTG TTATTGATGAAGCAACCAAAGAGATTGTATACAGAGATTATGTGGACATCAGCATCGCTGTGGCAACTCCGAAG GGACTTGTAGTACCGGTGCTGCGAAATGTGGAGTCCATGAACTATGCTGAGATTGAGAGAACCATAAATGCTCTGGGAGAAAAG GCTCGTAAAAATGAGCTTTCGGTTGAAGATATGGATGGAGGAACGTTCACCATCAGCAACGGTGGCGTGTTTGGCTCCTTGTTTGGCACACCCATCGTCAACCCCCCGCAGTCGGCCATTCTCGGCATGCACGGCGTCTTCGACAGACCTGTGGCCATCAATGGACAG GTTGAGGTCCGACCCATGATGTACGTGGCGCTGTCGTACGACCATCGGCTCATCGACGGCAGAGAAGCGGTCACTTTCTTGCGCAAGATCAAAGCAGTGGTAGAAGATCcacggctgctgctgctggacatGTGA
- the LOC102224057 gene encoding proto-oncogene c-Fos-like, which yields MMFTAFNTECDSSSRCSTASPSGDNLGYYPSPSGSYSSLGSPQSQEFTDLSASSASFIPTVTAISTSPDLQWMVQPLVSSVAPSHRAHPYTSRPSPAYPRSAMKSATTRPHISTKRGRVEQVSPEEEEKRRIRRLRNKQAAAKCRNRRRELTDTLQAETDKLEDEKSTLQNDIANLLKEKERLEFILAAHQPICKIPSELDTDFPMSCLSTAVTSTITSSQPTFTSASNSIFSITSSVPSAAAVSDSTVKMADLEASVLEESLNLLEKTEMETARSVPEVDLSSTLYPGQDWEPLHTSTSNNDFEPLCTPVVTCTPACTTYTSSFAFTFPEAETFPTCGIAHRRGSNSNDQSSDSLSSPTLLAL from the exons ATGATGTTCACCGCTTTCAATACGGAGTGCGACTCTTCCTCACGCTGCAGCACAGCTTCCCCGTCTGGGGATAATTTGGGATACTACCCGTCACCATCAGGATCTTATTCCAGCTTGGGATCTCCCCAGTCTCAG GAATTCACTGATCTGTCAGCATCAAGTGCCTCCTTCATCCCCACCGTCACAGCTATTTCAACAAGCCCGGATCTGCAGTGGATGGTCCAGCCTTTGGTTTCCTCAGTGGCCCCCTCTCACAGGGCTCACCCATACACCTCAAGGCCCAGCCCGGCCTACCCCAGATCAGCCATGAAGTCTGCAACGACCAGACCTCACATTTCTACCAAGAGAGGCAGAGTTGAACAG GTCTCTCccgaggaggaagagaagagaagaattCGCAGATTGAGGAACAAGCAGGCAGCAGCTAAATGCCGCAACAGGAGACGAGAGCTTACAGACACCCTGCAAGCT GAAACTGATAAGCTGGAGGATGAGAAGTCCACCCTGCAGAATGACATTGCCAACCTGCTGAAGGAGAAGGAAAGGCTTGAGTTCATTCTGGCAGCCCACCAGCCTATCTGCAAGATCCCTTCAGAACTGGACACAGACTTCCCCATGTCCTGCCTCTCCACTGCCGTCACTTCCACGATCACTTCCAGCCAGCCAACTTTCACCTCAGCCTCCAACTCCATCTTCTCCATCACCAGCTCCGTCCCCTCCGCCGCCGCAGTCTCAGACAGCACGGTTAAGATGGCAGACCTGGAGGCCTCTGTTCTTGAAGAATCCCTAAACCTTCTGGAAAAGACAGAGATGGAGACGGCACGCTCGGTCCCCGAGGTCGACCTGTCCAGCACCCTCTATCCAGGCCAGGACTGGGAGCCCCTTCACACCTCGACTAGCAACAATGACTTTGAGCCCCTGTGTACGCCTGTGGTGACCTGTACCCCAGCATGCACCACCTACACGTCTTCTTTCGCCTTTACCTTCCCAGAGGCTGAGACCTTCCCCACCTGCGGCATCGCACACAGGAGAGGAAGCAACAGCAACGATCAGTCCTCTGACTCCCTCAGCTCACCAACCCTGCTGGCCCTTTAG
- the LOC102222672 gene encoding proto-oncogene c-Fos-like, which translates to MKAGKWNISRRSKEGGSAVYVEHIDRRIRIDGSGLYFFITDLRREKYIYIYIYIYKMHPDSSSELDPSSSCSPAAPGGDTPGCSLRPPDSLSSSVDSNKDGDTSAPAAFVPSVTAISTSPELKWMVQPTAITSGFAKTKTDGANQSSPTGAKRARTCNKKAQKEQPSKEDEERRRVRRERNKIAAAKCRNRRRELIDSLQAETDSLEEEKSTLQTEIADLLKEKERLEHILASHQSSCKLPAQDDSDREEEEVEDVDSVLQDPPASPQLLSILENVKTPESNVAAGEVPASQDADLSCVPASAAILGNSNILLCSSAEEEALQDLNGDDLDDLVPSLEMAASVPDIDLNGPFCLPDWETLYKSVASDLESLTTPVMSSSPTCSSYRTVFSFSCSEIESMAEDCEGFKSSHAGSELMKDSLNSPTLLVL; encoded by the exons ATGAAAGCTGGCAAATGGAATATAAGTAGGCGTTCAAAGGAGGGGGGGTCTGCTGTTTACGTAGAACATATAGATAGACGTATACGGATAGACGGCTCGGGTCTTTACTTTTTTATCACTGACCTCAGAAgagagaaatatatatatatatacatatatatatataaaatgcatCCAGACTCCAGCTCTGAGCTCGACCCATCCTCCAGCTGTAGCCCGGCAGCGCCTGGCGGGGACACCCCTGGGTGCAGCCTGCGTCCTCCTGACTCGCTTTCATCATCAGTGGACAGCAACAAG GATGGTGACACCTCTGCACCAGCCGCCTTTGTTCCGTCTGTGACTGCAATCTCAACGTCGCCAGAACTGAAGTGGATGGTGCAGCCGACTGCCATCACATCTGGCTTTGCAAAAACCAAGACCGATGGCGCAAACCAGTCGTCCCCAACAGGTGCAAAAAGGGCAAGAACGTGCAACAAGAAGGCGCAAAAGGAGCAG CCCTCTAAAGAAGACGAAGAGAGAAGGAGGGTTAGGAGGGAGAGGAACAAGATTGCTGCAGCAAAGTGTCGCAACAGACGGAGGGAGCTGATAGACAGCCTTCAAGCT GAGACTGATTCGCTGGAAGAGGAGAAGTCAACTCTCCAAACTGAGATAGCTGATCTGCTGAAGGAGAAAGAGAGGCTGGAGCACATCTTAGCTTCCCATCAGTCCTCCTGCAAACTGCCAGCACAAGATGACAGCgacagggaggaggaggaggtggaggatgtTGACTCAGTGCTGCAGGACCCTCCGGCCTCCCCGCAGCTGCTCTCCATCCTGGAGAATGTAAAGACCCCCGAGAGCAATGTAGCTGCTGGAGAAGTCCCCGCTAGTCAGGATGCAGACCTTTCTTGTGTCCCGGCTTCTGCGGCCATCTTGGGGAACTCCAACATCCTCCTGTGCTCCAGTGCAGAAGAGGAGGCCTTGCAGGACCTTAATGGAGATGACCTTGATGATTTGGTGCCCAGTCTGGAGATGGCTGCATCTGTCCCTGACATAGACCTCAACGGGCCCTTCTGCCTCCCAGACTGGGAAACTCTCTACAAGTCTGTGGCAAGCGACCTCGAGTCTTTGACCACGCCGGTCATGTCTTCCAGTCCCACCTGTAGCAGCTACCGCACCGTCTTTTCCTTCAGCTGTTCTGAGATTGAGTCCATGGCTGAAGACTGCGAGGGCTTCAAAAGCAGTCACGCAGGGTCAGAGTTAATGAAAGATAGTCTTAACTCCCCAACACTCTTAGTCTTGTGA
- the LOC102223800 gene encoding jun dimerization protein 2-like: protein MMPGQIPDPSLAAGSLPSLGPLAGISATTLTDQLKLADFHQLGTMLSPLHFLGRLGKRPLAIKTEMDEDEERRKRRREKNKVAAARCRNKKKERTDFLQRESERLETVNSELKAQIEELRLERQQLMVMLNLHRPTCIVRTDSVKTPESEANPLLEQLSAETK from the exons ATGATGCCGGGACAGATACCTGACCCTTCGCTGGCGGCAGGCTCCCTGCCCAGCCTCGGCCCGCTGGCGGGCATCTCGGCCACCACCCTCACCGACCAGCTGAAGCTGGCAGACTTTCACCAGCTGGGCACCATGCTGTCGCCGCTGCATTTCCTGGGGAGGCTGGGGAAGAGGCCACTGGCCATCAAGACGGAG ATGGACGAAGATGAAGAAAGAAGGAAACGAAGacgagagaaaaacaaagtagcGGCAGCGAGGTGCcgaaacaaaaagaaggaaCGCACCGACTTCCTCCAAAGG GAATCAGAGCGCCTGGAAACGGTGAACTCGGAGCTGAAGGCCCAGATCGAGGAGCTTCgtctggagaggcagcagctgaTGGTGATGCTCAACCTCCACAGGCCCACCTGCATAGTGCGGACCGACAGCGTGAAAACACCCGAGAGCGAGGCCAACCCGCTGCTGGAGCAGCTGTCCGCCGAAACCAAGTGA